A stretch of Clostridium sp. BJN0001 DNA encodes these proteins:
- a CDS encoding phosphodiester glycosidase family protein produces the protein MSTKSRIEKKNEKHAHHKKRKKSVSIFLGALYIFVFLLITTPMLFFFGPYQNTRKVFLNTLLATRHAYLITDIFSEETIDKMLGNNETKEEDTSSEVQDMDKIKVEHTIGNNISRYDIKDNPRFYAYILEIENPKSVKVAMTKYLGKVGQKTSEMAEEHDAIAAINGGTFKDKSSDGTTYAGTGGQPGGFVISDGKVVFKEDDEDKKENVVAFTKNGELIVGDHSIEDLKDLDVQEAMCFRGPTFLVNGVRQIKDKMEEGYNPRTAVGQKADGTVIFLVIDGRKISSPGATIYDVQEIMKSRGAINAGMLDGGYSSTMYYQGEVINSPNAWNGERTVATAFYVES, from the coding sequence TTGAGTACAAAGAGCAGAATTGAAAAAAAGAATGAAAAGCATGCTCATCATAAAAAAAGAAAAAAGTCGGTTTCTATATTTTTAGGAGCGTTATATATATTCGTATTTTTACTTATTACAACACCTATGTTGTTTTTTTTCGGACCATATCAGAATACAAGAAAAGTTTTTTTAAATACACTTTTGGCAACAAGACATGCATATCTTATAACTGATATATTTTCTGAGGAAACAATAGATAAAATGCTTGGAAATAATGAAACTAAAGAAGAGGATACGTCTTCTGAAGTTCAAGATATGGACAAGATAAAAGTTGAGCATACTATAGGAAATAATATATCACGATATGATATAAAGGATAATCCTAGATTTTATGCATATATACTTGAAATTGAGAATCCAAAATCAGTAAAGGTAGCTATGACAAAATATCTTGGGAAAGTTGGACAAAAGACAAGTGAGATGGCAGAAGAACATGATGCAATAGCAGCTATAAATGGAGGAACATTTAAAGATAAATCATCAGATGGTACAACATATGCAGGAACAGGTGGGCAACCAGGTGGATTTGTAATTTCAGATGGAAAAGTTGTTTTTAAGGAAGACGATGAAGATAAAAAAGAAAATGTAGTTGCATTTACTAAAAATGGCGAGCTTATTGTAGGTGATCATAGTATAGAAGATCTTAAAGATCTCGATGTTCAGGAAGCTATGTGTTTTAGAGGACCTACTTTCCTAGTAAATGGAGTTCGTCAAATAAAAGATAAGATGGAAGAAGGGTATAACCCAAGAACAGCAGTAGGTCAAAAAGCAGATGGAACAGTTATATTTTTAGTTATTGATGGAAGAAAAATAAGTTCTCCAGGTGCTACAATATATGACGTTCAGGAGATTATGAAAAGCAGGGGTGCTATAAATGCAGGTATGCTTGATGGTGGATATTCTTCTACAATGTATTATCAAGGTGAGGTAATAAATTCTCCTAATGCATGGAATGGAGAAAGAACAGTTGCAACAGCATTCTATGTTGAATCTTAG
- a CDS encoding formate/nitrite transporter family protein, with protein MYNKDIEIITKLAQRKYDNADKYPVKYIMRAVVTGFYVIVAIILSYTTAGILNPKYPEVARVIVAATFSLALALIVFLNGELFTGNNLIMSSGIYAGKTTFKMAFKVWVYSYIGNLIGSIIISYIFIKSGASFNIIRDYIEPIINAKLSLTISELILRGMLCNFIVCLGFLATIKIYSDSGKLIMMFWCVFAFAIAGFEHSIANMGIFSVGFFALHNISLLEVVRNIIWVSVGNLIGGGVLLAFPTVFISVEE; from the coding sequence ATGTATAATAAAGATATAGAAATAATAACAAAACTAGCTCAAAGAAAGTATGATAATGCAGATAAATATCCTGTTAAATATATAATGAGGGCAGTAGTTACAGGATTTTATGTAATTGTTGCTATAATTTTATCATATACAACAGCAGGAATATTAAATCCTAAATATCCAGAAGTTGCTAGAGTTATAGTTGCAGCAACATTTTCTCTTGCACTTGCTCTTATTGTATTTTTAAATGGAGAACTTTTTACAGGAAATAATCTTATTATGTCTAGTGGAATATATGCAGGTAAAACCACATTTAAAATGGCTTTTAAGGTATGGGTATATAGTTATATAGGAAATCTTATAGGAAGTATTATAATTTCATATATTTTCATAAAAAGTGGAGCATCATTTAATATAATAAGAGATTATATTGAACCTATAATAAATGCTAAGCTTTCACTTACTATTTCTGAACTTATTTTAAGAGGGATGTTATGTAATTTTATAGTATGTCTTGGTTTTTTAGCTACTATAAAAATATATTCAGATAGTGGAAAGCTTATTATGATGTTTTGGTGTGTATTTGCTTTTGCAATCGCAGGCTTTGAACACAGCATTGCTAATATGGGGATTTTTTCAGTAGGATTTTTTGCACTTCATAATATTTCATTATTAGAAGTGGTAAGAAATATTATATGGGTAAGTGTAGGAAATTTAATAGGTGGAGGAGTTTTACTTGCTTTTCCAACTGTATTTATAAGTGTAGAAGAGTAA
- a CDS encoding aminotransferase class I/II-fold pyridoxal phosphate-dependent enzyme codes for MKIETKCLHSGYQPKNGEPVVLPIYQSTTYRYDNTNEIGKLFDLKADGHMYSRISNPTVGFVEEKIAELEGGVGALCTTSGQAASLISVLNIAKCGDHVVASSCIYGGTINLFNVTLKRFGIDCTFVDQDASEEEIQKAFKSNTKLVFGETIANPAISVLDIEKFSKIAHKNGVPLIVDNTFATPILCRPIEHGADIVVESTTKYMDGHAAYIGGVIVDSGKFDYANGKFEEFTQPDESYHGIIYSKQFKKAAYITKARVQLMRDLGAYPTANAAFMLNLGLETLAVRMEKYCRNAEKVAEYLNGRKEIEFINYPTLKNNKYNSLAKKYLPLGCSGVISFSIKGKRENAIKFMDNLKLAENVVHVADIRTCVLHPASSTHRQLTDEQLVAAGITPGLVRLSIGLENADDIIEDLDNSLNTLNL; via the coding sequence ATGAAAATAGAAACTAAATGTCTTCATTCAGGTTATCAACCTAAGAATGGAGAACCAGTGGTACTTCCAATTTATCAAAGTACTACATACAGATACGATAATACAAATGAAATAGGAAAATTATTTGATTTAAAAGCAGATGGACATATGTATTCACGTATATCTAATCCAACAGTTGGATTTGTTGAAGAAAAGATTGCAGAACTTGAAGGTGGGGTAGGTGCATTATGTACTACATCAGGACAGGCAGCATCTCTTATAAGTGTGCTTAATATTGCTAAATGTGGAGACCATGTAGTTGCATCATCATGCATCTATGGAGGAACTATAAATCTTTTCAATGTTACATTAAAAAGATTTGGAATAGATTGTACATTTGTTGATCAGGATGCATCAGAAGAAGAAATTCAAAAAGCATTTAAAAGCAATACAAAGCTTGTATTTGGGGAAACAATAGCTAATCCTGCTATCTCGGTGCTTGATATCGAAAAATTTTCTAAAATAGCACATAAAAATGGAGTACCATTAATAGTTGATAATACATTTGCAACACCAATTTTATGTAGACCAATTGAGCATGGAGCAGATATAGTAGTTGAGTCAACTACCAAATATATGGATGGACATGCAGCATATATTGGTGGAGTAATTGTAGATAGTGGAAAATTTGATTATGCAAATGGAAAGTTTGAGGAGTTTACACAGCCTGATGAATCATATCATGGAATAATTTATAGTAAACAATTTAAAAAAGCAGCATACATAACAAAAGCAAGAGTACAGCTTATGAGGGACTTAGGTGCATATCCAACAGCAAATGCAGCATTTATGCTTAATTTAGGACTTGAAACTTTAGCTGTTAGAATGGAAAAGTATTGTAGAAATGCCGAAAAGGTTGCTGAATATTTAAATGGAAGAAAAGAAATAGAATTTATTAATTATCCTACACTAAAGAATAATAAATATAATTCATTAGCAAAAAAATATCTTCCACTTGGATGCAGTGGAGTAATTTCTTTTTCAATAAAAGGGAAGAGAGAAAATGCAATTAAATTTATGGATAATTTAAAACTTGCAGAAAATGTTGTACATGTTGCAGATATTCGTACATGTGTACTTCATCCAGCAAGCTCAACACATAGACAGCTTACAGATGAGCAGCTTGTTGCAGCAGGAATAACACCAGGACTTGTAAGGCTTTCTATAGGACTTGAAAATGCTGACGATATAATAGAAGATTTAGATAATTCATTAAACACATTAAATTTATAA
- a CDS encoding 5-formyltetrahydrofolate cyclo-ligase: MDIKEQKHQIRHEILKIRNNLNSEQKERADEIIRKKFLSSDTYIKSSKIFIYISYGSEIDTKEIIKTALKDGKEIFIPRTDIKKKVMDAVRIKDFKNLTKDKYGILEPASNIKAADPDIFDLIVVPGVAFDNKGGRIGYGGGYYDKYLKCISKPVKKVSLSYKFQMLDKINIEKHDLLIDTLITD; encoded by the coding sequence ATGGACATTAAAGAGCAAAAGCATCAAATAAGACATGAAATTTTAAAGATTAGAAACAATCTTAATTCTGAACAAAAAGAAAGAGCTGATGAAATAATTAGAAAAAAATTCTTATCATCAGATACATACATAAAAAGTAGTAAAATTTTTATTTACATATCATATGGATCAGAAATAGATACAAAAGAAATAATAAAAACTGCATTAAAAGATGGAAAAGAAATATTCATTCCACGAACAGACATAAAAAAGAAAGTAATGGATGCAGTAAGAATTAAAGATTTTAAAAATCTTACGAAAGATAAATATGGAATATTAGAGCCAGCATCCAATATAAAAGCTGCTGATCCAGATATTTTTGATCTAATTGTAGTACCTGGAGTTGCTTTCGATAATAAAGGAGGCAGAATTGGATATGGGGGAGGGTACTATGATAAATATTTAAAATGTATATCTAAGCCTGTAAAAAAAGTTTCGCTTTCATATAAATTTCAGATGCTTGATAAAATTAACATTGAAAAGCATGATCTTTTAATAGATACTCTTATAACAGATTAA